The Erigeron canadensis isolate Cc75 chromosome 4, C_canadensis_v1, whole genome shotgun sequence genome window below encodes:
- the LOC122597043 gene encoding uncharacterized protein LOC122597043, with product MLIALSAKNKLTIVNGEYKEPTSTSPLKPHWDRTNDMVISWILNSVCDSIANNLSFIHTAHALWTELIEHYSQLDNHRIYQVSVDISNLRKETMSIETYYHKLKGLWDELDALEAPYACTCVCICENGKKNGEREQKKRFVTVFDGSR from the coding sequence ATGTTAATTGCACTTAGTGCTAAAAACAAACTCACCATAGTCAATGGTGAGTACAAAGAGCCAACTTCAACTTCACCTCTCAAACCACATTGGGACAGAACCAATGACATGGTAATCTCTTGGATTTTAAACTCTGTATGTGATTCTATTGCAAATAACCTTAGTTTCATTCATACTGCACATGCCTTGTGGACTGAGTTAATTGAGCACTATAGTCAGCTAGATAATCATAGAATTTATCAAGTTTCTGTTGACATCTCCAACCTGAGGAAAGAAACCATGAGTATTGAGACTTATTACCATAAACTCAAAGGACTTTGGGATGAGTTAGATGCCTTAGAAGCACCTTATGCTTGCACTTGTGTTTGTATTTGTGAAAATGGTAAGAAAAATGGAGAAAGGGAGCAAAAGAAGAGGTTTGTTACAGTTTTTGATGGGTCTAGATGA
- the LOC122596796 gene encoding heat shock 70 kDa protein 16-like, with amino-acid sequence MSVVGFDIGNENLVIAAAKNRGIDVLLNDESNRETPAVVCFGEKQRFLGSAGAASATMNPRSTISQIKRLIGSRFDKLVMQDDCKLLPFETSEAPDGGVLIHLNYMDERKTFTPVQIMGMLFAHLKQMAEKTLEMVVSDCVIGIPSYFTDLQRRAYLDAAYIAGLRPLRLMHDCTAIALGYGIYKTDFADSGTTNVVFVDIGHCDTQVTVAAFGTGHVKILSHSFDNNLGGRDFDEVLFKYFAERFKEEYKIDVYTNTRACLRLRTACEKLKKVLSANAEAPLNIECLMDEKDVKGFIKREDFENLCSDLLQRVGVPCVKAVTDAGISVDEIYSIELVGSGSRIPAIMKQLTSLFKREPRRTLNASECVARGCALHCAMLSPTFRVRDYEVQDSFPFSIGLQSDECKDISLPNDALFHKGHPFPSVKMISLHRSKTFHVEVIYVNKNDLPVGVSPHISRFTIGPFSSAEKVKVKVKFSLNLHGIVTIESASFIADDHSVKNANSPSEAMEADNHVSNGAADHKFPNSRPSTTYSADEMRKGKSQRQKLTVFEEVYGGTTRDALSQAQDMERLLAEQDIYVEQTKEQKNTLESFVYDTRNKLLSSYRSFATEEERERISRNLQETEDWLYEDGDDESEQAYTGRLEDLRKLVDPIESRYKEEDARAQATKNLSNCIKRYCMDANSLPASEKEAVYSECSKVEKWLKEKSQLQASMPKNADPELWSSEINQKTEVLERIFKHITKNKYSSSSHEDTNERDKPDDMYID; translated from the exons ATGAGTGTGGTTGGATTCGATATCGGAAACGAAAACCTAGTAATTGCGGCTGCAAAGAATCGTGGAATCGACGTGTTATTGAACGATGAATCTAACCGTGAGACGCCTGCAGTGGTGTGTTTTGGCGAAAAGCAAAGATTTTTAGGCTCTGCAGGGGCTGCTTCCGCTACTATGAATCCTAGATCCACTATTAGTCAGATCAAAAGGTTGATTGGAAGTCGGTTTGATAAGTTAGTTATGCAGGATGACTGTAAGTTGCTCCCGTTTGAAACTAGCGAGGCACCTGATGGCGGTGTTTTAATTCATTTAAACTATATGGATGAACGGAAGACATTTACCCCTGTTCAGATTATGGGAATGCTGTTTGCGCATTTGAAACAAATGGCGGAGAAAACCCTTGAAATGGTGGTTTCGGATTGTGTTATTGGGATTCCATCGTATTTTACTGACTTGCAAAGACGGGCTTATCTTGATGCTGCATATATTGCGGGATTAAGACCTTTGAGATTGATGCATGATTGTACTGCGATTGCGTTAGGTTATGGGATTTACAAGACTGATTTTGCTGATTCTGGGACTACTAATGTTGTGTTTGTTGATATTGGACATTGTGACACTCAGGTTACTGTCGCGGCTTTTGGAACAGGGCATGTGAAAATACTATCTCATTCTTTTGATAATAATTTAGGAGGTAGAGATTTTGATGAAGTTTTGTTTAAGTATTTCGCAGAAAGGTTTAAGGAGGAATATAAGATTGATGTTTACACAAATACTCGGGCTTGTTTAAGGTTAAGAACAGCATGTGAGAAGTTGAAAAAAGTTTTGAGTGCTAATGCTGAAGCACCATTAAATATTGAATGCTTGATGGATGAGAAAGACGTGAAAGGGTTTATAAAGAGAGAAGATTTTGAGAATCTGTGTTCTGATTTGTTACAGAGAGTTGGTGTTCCTTGTGTTAAGGCTGTAACTGATGCCGGAATAAGCGTTGATGAAATATATTCGATCGAGCTTGTTGGTTCTGGGTCTCGAATACCAGCTATTATGAAACAACTAACATCTCTTTTTAAAAGAGAACCAAGGAGGACACTTAATGCAAGTGAGTGTGTTGCTAGAGGATGTGCACTTCATTGTGCAATGCTTAGCCCCACTTTCCGTGTTAGAGATTATGAG GTTCAAGATTCATTTCCTTTTTCAATAGGACTTCAATCAGATGAATGTAAAGATATTTCATTGCCCAATGATGCATTGTTTCATAAAGGCCATCCATTCCCAAGTGTTAAGATGATTTCTTTGCATAGAAGTAAAACTTTCCATGTGGAAGTCATTTATGTCAACAAGAATGACCTCCCTGTTGGAGTATCGCCTCATATCAGTCGTTTTACG ATTGGTCCTTTCTCAAGTGCAGAAAAAGTGAAGGTTAAAGTTAAATTTAGCCTAAATCTTCATGGAATTGTAACGATCGAATCTGCTTCT TTTATAGCAGATGATCACTCAGTTAAAAATGCTAATTCACCTTCAGAAGCAATGGAGGCAGACAATCATGTATCAAATGGTGCTGCTGATCATAAGTTTCCCAATTCTAGACCTTCAACAACATATTCT GCTGATGAAATGAGAAAGGGCAAGTCGCAGAGGCAGAAACTTACGGTTTTTGAAGAGGTATATGGTGGAACTACAAGAGATGCTCTTTCCCAAGCTCAAGACATGGAAAGGCTGTTGGCAGAGCAAGACATATATGTAGAGCAAACTAAAGAACAGAAGAACACACTCGAATCGTTTGTCTATGACACACGTAATAAG CTTCTAAGTTCATACCGGAGCTTTGCCACAGAGGAAGAGAGGGAGAGAATCTCTAGAAATCTGCAAGAAACGGAGGACTGGTTATAtgaagatggtgatgatgaaTCTGAACAAGCCTATACTGGAAGGTTGGAGGATCTAAGAAAG cTGGTAGACCCTATTGAAAGTAGATACAAGGAAGAAGATGCTCGAGCACAAGCGACAAAAAACCTATCTAATTGTATCAAAAGATATTGCATGGATGCAAATTCACTACCTGCTTCTGAGAAAGAGGCG GTATATAGTGAATGTAGCAAAGTTGAGAAGTGGTTGAAAGAGAAATCCCAACTGCAGGCTTCTATGCCGAAGAATGCTGACCCTGAGCTCTGGTCATctgaaatcaatcaaaaaacCGAGGTTCTAGAGAG aATTTTCAAGCACATAACGAAAAACAAGTATTCGAGCTCAAGTCATGAGGATACCAATGAAAGGGACAAACCTGATGACATGTATATAGATTGA
- the LOC122597044 gene encoding uncharacterized protein LOC122597044 has translation MAIYIITEKPDQLFACGICAYGVVSNIDRAPMGYEGANANAETQEGQGGGRGGRGGRGGHGGRGGRGDRGEHVEVQEPNGTLAEQLTALLPTLAAQVAAVLGVNIGNGGQRTRNEAEVKRQEAVVQEVEQVRDEVVIVAERESIVRENGNTRYHQGCTYKDFLNCKAIDFDGKGGATAYLQWMEKMEAVIVISHCTYDQRVTYVAGCFVSDALSWWNNEIRVRGGRDAALAMPWKEFKDLMQAEFCPVHELQKLQTEFLQLTMVGADHAGYTSRFYELSRLIPHLVDPEPKWIEKYIAGLEPHVRVQVVTARPTTIRDVVTKAGSLTEELVRSGILSRGGSKRRELVETSKRREFRGDKRARVGRMYGTTEMGQKGYVGQHPLCGKCNLYHLATSPCKTCFNCQKFGHLARDCRAPRVQAAPLNVVPLNVIPPNSRNLQGNRGACYECGSTDHYRNLCPRLNRQPAPAAANPNQLQIVGPPPPRANQGQQDRGRVFPLNAVEAANDPNVVTGTFLLNDHDATMLFDFGADYSFVSTNFLCNLNVPTCYLHTYYEIEVASGQRARLDRVVPKCILILEGYSFYIDLISFGMGSFDVIVGMDWLSRVDASIVYRTKILRIPMIDGHVLEIHGERTETIYRHLMSATEKVVKLANIPIVRDFSDVLPDDVVGLPPPRQVEFRIDLVPNAMLVAKSPYRLASSEMQELATQLQELQDKGFIRPSSSPWGAPILFVKEKDGSFHMCIDYRELNKLTIKNRYPLPRIDELFDQLQGAKYFLKIDLRSGYHQLRVREEDIPKTAFRTRYGPSSF, from the exons atggcgatatatATCAttacagaaaagcctgatcaacttttcgcgtgtggtatatgtGCCTATGGAGTTGTTAGCAACATTGATCGCGCCCcgatg gggtatGAAGG AGCAAATGCTAACGCCGAAACTCAAGAAGGCCAAGGTGGCGGccgtggtggtcgtggtggtaGAGGTGGTCATGGCGGTCGTGGTGGCCGAGGTGATCGTGGAGAACATGTGGAGGTTCAAGAGCCGAATGGAACCCTAGCTGAGCAGCTTACGGCACTATTGCCGACTCTTGCGGCTCAAGTGGCAGCCGTACTGGGAGTTAACATTGGAAATGGAGGACAACGAACCAGAAATGAAGCTGAAGTGAAAAGACAAGAAGCGGTGGTTCAAGAAGTAGAGCAAGTCAGAGATGAGGTCGTTATTGTTGCTGAGCGCGAATCGATTGTTAGGGAGAATGGCAATACGAGATATCACCAAGGATGTACCTACAAAGATTTCCTCAACTGCAAGGCTATTGATTTTGATGGGAAGGGTGGAGCAACTGCTTATCTCCAGTGGATGGAGAAGATGGAGGCTGTAATTGTTATAAGTCACTGCACTTATGATCAGAGAGTTACTTATGTTGCTGGATGTTTTGTGTCTGATGCTTTGTCATGGTGGAACAATGAGATCCGTGTCAGAGGAGGAAGAGATGCAGCTTTGGCTATGCCTTGGAAGGAGTTCAAGGATCTGATGCAAGCAGAGTTTTGCCCTGTCCACGAGTTACAGAAATTGCAGACTGAGTTCCTTCAGCTTACAATGGTTGGAGCAGACCATGCTGGCTACACTAGTAGATTCTACGAGTTATCTAGATTGATTCCCCACCTGGTGGATCCTGAGCCAAAATGGATTGAGAAGTATATTGCTGGGTTAGAACCACATGTTCGTGTGCAAGTGGTGACTGCTCGACCGACCACTATTCGAGATGTTGTGACCAAGGCAGGAAGTCTGACTGAAGAACTAGTAAGAAGTGGTATTCTAAGTAGGGGAGGAAGCAAGAGAAGGGAGTTGGTGGAGACGAGTAAGAGGAGGGAATTCAGAGGAGATAAAAGAGCAAGAGTGGGAAGAATGTATGGAACAACTGAGATGGGCCAGAAGGGTTATGTTGGCCAGCACCCTTTATGTGGTAAGTGTAATCTGTACCATCTGGCGACTTCACCATGTAAAACTTGTTTCAACTGTCAAAAGTTTGGCCATCTTGCAAGAGATTGTAGAGCACCACGAGTTCAAGCAGCACCACTGAATGTTGTACCATTGAATGTCATCCCACCTAATTCCAGAAACCTTCAAGGAAACCGAGGGGCTTGTTATGAGTGTGGGAGCACTGATCACTACCGTAACCTATGTCCTCGACTTAACCGTCAGCCAGCCCCAGCAGCAGCGAACCCTAACCAACTTCAGATTGTCGGTCCACCTCCACCAAGAGCAAACCAAGGACAACAAGACAGAGGTCGGGTCTTTCCCTTAAATGCTGTGGAAGCTGCTAATGATCCTAACGTTGTTACTGGTACATTTCTTCTAAACGATCATGATGCTACTATGTTATTCGATTTTGGAGCCGACTATAGTTTCGTGTCTACTAACTTTTTGTGTAACTTAAATGTGCCAACATGTTACTTGCATACTTATTATGAgatagaggtagctagtggtcAACGGGCTAGACTAGATCGTGTAGTGCCTAAATGTATTCTTATTCTTGAGGGCTATTCGTTTTACATTGACTTGATTTCGTTTGGAATGGGTAGCTTTGACGTTATCGTtgggatggattggttgtctCGTGTTGATGCATCTATTGTTTATCGCACAAAAATTCTTAGAATACCTATGATTGATGGGCATGTACTAGAGATTCATGGTGAGCGAACCGAAACCATCTACCGACATCTTATGAGTGCTACCGAAAAAGTAGTCAAGCTAGCTAATATTCCTATCGTGCGTGATTTCTCCGATGTTTTACCCGATGATGTGGTGGGATTACCCCCACCTAGACAAGTCGAGTTTCGCATTGATCTTGTACCTAACGCTATGCTAGTAGCTAAGTCACCATACCGTTTGGCTtcttctgaaatgcaagaactagCGACACAATTGCAAGAATTACAAGATAAAGGATTCATCCGGCCGAGTTCTTCACCTTGGGGCGCACCGATATTATTTGTCAAAGAGAAGGATGGGTCCTTTCacatgtgcattgattatcgcgAGTTGAACAAACTAACGATCAAGAATCGATATCCATTGCCGCGCATTGACGAGCTATTCGATCAATTGCAAGGCGCTAAATACTTCTTAAAGATtgatcttcgttcgggttacCATCAGCTGAGAGTACGTGAAGAGGACATTCCAAAGACAGCTTTTAGAACGAGATATGGGCCTTCGAGTTTTTAG